The following proteins are encoded in a genomic region of Hoeflea phototrophica DFL-43:
- a CDS encoding flavin monoamine oxidase family protein codes for MTAAAPRLARGNRNPDVVVIGAGMAGLAAARDLMARGMSVHILEARDRIGGRVFTNRDVPGWPVDMGASWIHGIDGNPLTRLADQGGLARIETSWEPRPTFGPGGVRIDLDDASELAGKLLEAGRDRVEDRDYDVSLADAVQGTAGWRGLKPGDRRLMRHFANSDIEHEFAADWNDLSAWYYDDSGAYDGPDVIFPDGYGDLATYLAKGPSITTGEIVTGLQRRGDTVKIITQSDTTYQASHVILTVPLGVFKAGRIAFSHPLERSRTKAIDSIGMGLLNKCWLRFERTFWPHNTDAFGFVGELDGHWAEWFSLSRATGEPTLLGFNAGTAAREIEKLDDLETVERAMEVLRSIFGSGIPDPVTWKISRWNSDPFALGSYSFTAVGSDRGSRRALAGADWDGRLLFAGEATHEEHPATVHGAYLSGQEAARLIAG; via the coding sequence ATGACCGCCGCGGCCCCGCGCCTTGCTCGAGGCAATCGCAATCCAGATGTTGTTGTCATTGGAGCCGGTATGGCAGGGCTTGCTGCCGCCAGAGATCTCATGGCCCGGGGCATGTCGGTGCATATTCTCGAGGCGCGCGACCGTATTGGCGGGCGGGTCTTCACCAACCGCGACGTGCCGGGCTGGCCGGTGGACATGGGCGCCAGCTGGATTCACGGCATTGACGGCAATCCGCTCACAAGGCTTGCAGATCAGGGTGGACTTGCGCGGATTGAAACCAGCTGGGAACCGCGACCGACATTCGGACCCGGTGGTGTCCGTATCGATCTCGATGATGCAAGCGAGCTTGCCGGAAAGCTGCTGGAAGCCGGCCGTGACCGCGTCGAAGATCGTGACTATGATGTTTCCCTCGCAGATGCGGTACAGGGAACAGCTGGCTGGCGCGGGCTCAAGCCCGGCGACCGGAGGCTGATGCGCCATTTCGCCAACAGCGACATCGAGCATGAATTTGCAGCGGACTGGAACGATCTGTCAGCCTGGTACTATGACGACAGCGGCGCGTATGATGGACCCGATGTCATCTTCCCCGATGGCTACGGAGACCTGGCAACCTATCTTGCGAAGGGCCCTTCGATCACCACCGGGGAAATTGTCACGGGCCTCCAGCGCCGTGGCGACACCGTCAAGATCATCACGCAGTCGGATACCACGTACCAGGCATCCCATGTCATTCTCACCGTCCCGCTTGGCGTGTTCAAGGCTGGCAGAATTGCATTCAGCCATCCCCTTGAGCGGAGCCGGACCAAGGCTATTGATTCCATCGGCATGGGACTCCTCAACAAATGCTGGCTGCGCTTCGAGCGGACCTTCTGGCCCCACAACACCGACGCCTTCGGCTTCGTTGGAGAGCTTGACGGGCACTGGGCGGAATGGTTTTCGTTGAGCCGGGCGACCGGAGAGCCAACACTGCTTGGTTTCAACGCCGGCACCGCTGCCCGGGAGATCGAGAAACTGGATGACCTTGAGACTGTCGAAAGGGCGATGGAGGTTCTGCGGTCAATCTTTGGCTCCGGCATTCCGGATCCCGTTACATGGAAAATCAGCCGCTGGAATTCCGACCCCTTCGCCCTGGGCTCATACTCATTTACAGCCGTGGGAAGCGACCGCGGCTCACGTCGAGCATTGGCTGGAGCGGATTGGGATGGGCGGCTTTTGTTTGCCGGCGAAGCAACCCATGAAGAACATCCTGCAACGGTGCATGGCGCCTATCTGTCGGGACAGGAAGCCGCCAGGTTGATTGCCGGTTAG
- the xseA gene encoding exodeoxyribonuclease VII large subunit produces MSSLLDDSPTNAAEFTVSELSGSIRRTVEDAFGNVRVRGEISGYRGPHSSGHAYFSLKDDRARIEAVIWKGVFSRLKHRPEEGLEVIATGKITTYAGSSKYQIVIESIEPAGAGALMALIEERRCKLAAEGLFDEARKQLLPYMPLVIGVVTSPTGAVIRDILHRIEDRFPVHVIVWPVRVQGDTSGNEVANAITGFNALAPGGRIKRPDLIIVARGGGSLEDLWGFNDEAVVRAAAESDIPLISAVGHETDWTLIDHASDRRAPTPTGAAEMAVPVKADLEAHLAGLAARLKSAQSRMLDRRREAVRGLTRALPTLDSVLALPRQRLDRSGQGLGQALQLNTANRRRGFERQAARITPIALVSAIREKRQVLRDRATRADRSLERRVEVLRTGLERHALVLSAVPRRITETQTHARERLTGLGRRGETALTQLIGQHKRALGAQARMLKSLSYQSVLGRGYAVVRNQDRKLLSRAEQVQSGEMIGVEFADGEVSALVNGTGAEAPSSKPKKQTRTKANKTPEPGQGSLF; encoded by the coding sequence CCTTCGGCAATGTCCGGGTGCGTGGCGAGATTTCAGGCTACCGTGGCCCGCATTCCTCGGGGCATGCCTATTTTTCACTGAAGGATGATCGCGCACGGATCGAAGCCGTAATCTGGAAGGGTGTTTTCTCCCGGCTCAAGCACCGGCCGGAAGAAGGGTTGGAGGTAATCGCCACCGGGAAGATCACCACCTATGCCGGGTCTTCGAAATATCAGATCGTGATCGAATCGATCGAACCTGCTGGCGCAGGCGCCCTGATGGCGCTGATCGAAGAACGCCGGTGCAAGCTCGCCGCCGAGGGGCTGTTTGACGAAGCGCGCAAGCAGCTGTTGCCATACATGCCGTTGGTGATCGGAGTCGTGACCTCACCCACAGGGGCGGTGATTCGCGATATCCTGCACCGGATCGAGGACCGGTTTCCGGTCCATGTGATCGTCTGGCCGGTGCGGGTTCAGGGCGACACATCGGGCAATGAGGTGGCGAACGCCATCACCGGCTTCAATGCGCTCGCGCCGGGTGGCCGAATCAAGCGTCCGGATCTGATCATTGTCGCACGCGGCGGCGGCAGCCTTGAGGACCTCTGGGGTTTCAATGATGAAGCAGTGGTTCGTGCCGCAGCGGAGTCGGACATTCCGCTGATCTCGGCTGTCGGGCACGAGACCGACTGGACATTGATCGATCACGCCAGCGACCGGCGCGCGCCGACGCCGACAGGAGCCGCGGAGATGGCGGTGCCGGTCAAGGCGGATCTTGAAGCGCATCTTGCAGGTCTCGCCGCGCGACTCAAATCGGCGCAATCACGCATGCTCGACAGGCGGCGCGAGGCGGTTCGCGGATTGACCCGTGCGCTCCCCACGCTCGACAGCGTTCTGGCCTTGCCGCGGCAAAGGCTTGACCGGTCCGGGCAGGGGCTTGGGCAGGCGCTTCAGCTCAACACCGCAAACCGCCGGCGCGGTTTCGAACGACAAGCGGCCCGCATCACACCGATTGCACTGGTCTCTGCCATTCGGGAAAAGCGTCAGGTGTTGCGCGACAGGGCGACACGTGCCGACCGGTCACTGGAGCGCCGTGTGGAGGTGCTCAGGACAGGCCTAGAGCGCCACGCTCTGGTCCTCTCGGCCGTCCCGCGGCGGATTACCGAAACCCAAACCCACGCACGCGAAAGGCTGACCGGACTGGGACGACGTGGTGAAACCGCGCTGACGCAGCTCATCGGGCAACACAAGCGAGCGCTGGGCGCGCAGGCCAGAATGCTCAAGTCGCTGTCCTATCAGAGCGTTCTTGGACGCGGCTATGCAGTGGTCCGCAATCAGGACCGGAAGCTGCTGTCACGTGCGGAGCAGGTCCAATCGGGCGAAATGATCGGCGTCGAATTCGCTGACGGCGAAGTCTCCGCTCTCGTCAATGGAACGGGGGCAGAAGCACCGTCATCCAAGCCGAAGAAGCAGACACGCACCAAAGCAAACAAGACGCCCGAACCCGGCCAGGGCAGCCTGTTCTGA